The DNA region CTGGGTGCTCAACGCGGAGGAGCTGGACCGGGTCGGCGCCGACCCGGTGATGCTGGACCTGCTGCGCTGGCACGGCGCCGAGGAGGTCGAGCACCGCGCGGTCGCCTTCGAGCTGTTCATGCACCTCGACGGCGGCTACCGGCGGCGGGCCCGCACCTGGGCGACCGCGTTCGGCGCGCTGGTCTTCCTCTGGCAGCGCGGGGTGCGCTTCTTCATGGAGCACGACCCGACGGTCCTCGACGCGAAGCCGAGCGTCGGGCAGTTCGTACGGAAGGGGCGCCAGGGCGTGCTGCCGACCACCCCCGACCTGCTGCGCGCGATCCCGCGCTACCTCAGCCGGGACTACCACCCCTCCCAGGAGGGTTCCACCGCCCAGGCCGCCGCCTATCTGGCCGCCTCCCCCGGCGCCAACGGAGGCCGGGTCTGATGCGTCTGCGTACCGTCGTCCTCGTCGCCGGGGCCGCGCTGCTCGCCAAGCGGGCGCTGCGGCGCCGGATCGACGCCTCCCCGCTGTGGCCGTTGCCCGCCCTCGACGTCCCGGTCTCGGGCCGCGGCCGGCAGTCCACCGTGACCCGGCACGTCCTGGTCGCCGCCCGCACCGAGCCCGCCGAGGGGGTCGTCCAGCTGCGCCTCGAGGGCTCCGGGCTGCCCGAGTGGCAGCCGGGCGCGCACATCGACCTGGTGCTGCCGTCCGGCACCGTCCGCCAGTACTCGCTCTGCGGCGACCCGGGCGAGCGCGACGTCTACACCGTCGCGACCCGGCTGATCGAGGCCGAACAGGGCGGTCGCGGCGGCTCGCGCGAGGTCCACGAGCAGCTCCACGTGGGCACCGAGATCGAGATCCGCGGCCCGCGCAACCGCTTCCCGCTGGCGTCCGCGCCCTCGTACGTCTTCGTCGCCGGCGGCATCGGGATCACGCCGGTCCTGCCCATGCTGCGCGCGGCGGAGGCGGCCGGGGCCGACTGGCGGCTGCTGTACTGCGGGCGCAGCCGGGCCACGATGCCGTATCTCGACGAGGTCGAGAAGCTGGGCGGCGACCGGACGACGGTCGTGGCGGAGGACACCGACGGGCGGCCGGAGCTCGGATTCCTCTCCGACCTCCCGGAAGGGACCGAGGTGCACTGCTGCGGGCCCGAGGGTCTGATGGACGCGGTGTCCGCCGCCCTGCCCGAGGGCCGGGTGCCGCATCTGGAGCGCTTCTCCGCGACCCGTATGGAGGGCGGTACGCCCTTCGAGGTCGAACTGCGGCGCACCGGGCGCACGTTGACCGTGGCGGGCGACCAGTCGGTGCTCTCGGCGGTGCGCGAGGCGGTCCCGGGCGTCCTGTACTCCTGCCGGCAGGGCTTCTGCGGGACCTGCCAACAGCGGGTCCTGGCGGGCGAGGTGGACCACCGCGACGAGCTGCTCACCGACGCCGAGCGCGCCGACTCGATGCTGATCTGCGTCTCGCGGTGCGCCGGGGAACGGCTCGTCCTCGATCTGTAGTCGTTACGGGAGCACCAGCCAGTCCAGGGCGAACGCGGTGGCCAGGCCGCCCACCAGGAGCCAGGTGGCAAGCCGCGTACGCCCGTTGCGGGACAGCTCGATGACGACGCCGCACAGGATCATGGCGAGCCCGTACACGCCGACGACGAGGACGGACGTATGGGCCGCCAGGCGGGTCACCAGGACCGTGGCCGTCACGACGAGCAGCACCGAGCCGGCGACGATACGCGCGAGCCGTGCCTGCCTGGGCGTGAGTCCGGTCGACTCCGCCTCGGTCCCGGCCTCGGTCCCGATCTCAGTCTCTGTCTCGGTCTCCGGGATGTCCTGCTCAGAAGCGCTCATGTGGCGGGAGCGTAACGGACTCCCGTTAGGCTGTTCGCATGACGACCGGGGTACGCCGAAGGATGGGCGTCGAGGAGCGCAAACAGCAGCTGATCGGGGTGGCGCTTGAGCTGTTCAGCCACCGTTCCCCCGACGAGGTCTCCATCGACGAGATCGCCGCGGCCGCGGGCATCTCCCGGCC from Streptomyces fradiae includes:
- a CDS encoding 2Fe-2S iron-sulfur cluster-binding protein gives rise to the protein MRLRTVVLVAGAALLAKRALRRRIDASPLWPLPALDVPVSGRGRQSTVTRHVLVAARTEPAEGVVQLRLEGSGLPEWQPGAHIDLVLPSGTVRQYSLCGDPGERDVYTVATRLIEAEQGGRGGSREVHEQLHVGTEIEIRGPRNRFPLASAPSYVFVAGGIGITPVLPMLRAAEAAGADWRLLYCGRSRATMPYLDEVEKLGGDRTTVVAEDTDGRPELGFLSDLPEGTEVHCCGPEGLMDAVSAALPEGRVPHLERFSATRMEGGTPFEVELRRTGRTLTVAGDQSVLSAVREAVPGVLYSCRQGFCGTCQQRVLAGEVDHRDELLTDAERADSMLICVSRCAGERLVLDL